The genome window CCAAGCTTACCGCGAAAGCAACCGACGGGCGATCGTACTTTCGGCTGCTTTTATTCCGCTGATTCGGGTTGTGATTTTCTTGGGGTTTATTGCAACACTATTTCTGGGCGGTTTGGAGGTGGTGGCGGGCCGGTTGTCTGTGGGAACTTACAGCGTTTTGGTGTTTTTGACCCAGCGGTTGCTGTGGCCGCTGACTCGCCTGGGAGATACTCTGGATCAATACCAGCGCGCCATGGCTTCTACTAATCGGGTGATGAATTTGTTGGATACTCCGATCGCAATTCACACGGGTGATATTCGGCGGCCGGTTAGTTCGATTAAGGGTGAGTTGGTATTTAAAAATGTTACCTTTTCTTACAATCAAAGAAAACCTATTTTGCAGTATTTTTCCCTGACTCTGCCGGCGGGAAAAACTACTGCGATTGTTGGGGCTACTGGTTCGGGAAAGAGTACCCTGGTGAAGCTAATCTTGAGGATGTACGAGGTACAGCACGGCAATATTTATCTAGACGGTATAGAATTAAATAACCTGAATTTAAAAGATTTGCGGAGAGCGATCGGATTGGTGAGTCAAGATGTGTTTTTGTTTCACGGTACGGTGGCCGAAAATATTGCTTACGGCAGTTTTGAGGCAAGCACTCGAGAGATAGTAAATGCTGCTAAAATTGCGGAGGCTCACGAGTTTATAGCCCAATTGCCGGACGGTTACAACACTATTGTAGGGGAACGCGGTCAAAAATTGTCGGGGGGGCAACGGCAGCGAATTGCAATTGCACGGGCTGTTTTGAAGAATCCGCCGATTTTGATTCTTGACGAAGCTACTTCAGCGGTGGATAACGAGACTGAGGCGGCAATTCAGCGATCGCTCGAACGAATTACCAAGAATCGCACTACAATTGCGATCGCCCACCGTCTTTCTACTGTCCGCAATGCCGATTGCATTTGTGTCATGGAAGAGGGGCTGGTGGTAGAATCGGGGCAGCACGAACAACTGATCGAACAGGACGGAATTTATGCGGCGCTCTGGCGCGTGCAATCTGGTATAAGATAGAAACGCAGCGGTTTTGGGTAATTGGGAATTGGGAATTGGGAATTGGGAATTGGGAATTGGGCATTGGGCATTGGGAATATCATGTCTGATAGCATCATAAGTATCTGGGCGGGGCGGGTTTATGAGATAATTAGTTTGACAGGTAGATTGTTGGTAAAACCCGCCCCTACGAGAGCGAAATTTATCCGATCGCGAATCAACTAGACATGATATGGCCAACTGACTACTGACTGCTGACTGTAAAATATTAGTTTATACAAACAAGAAGAGAAAATGTTTCTATTTGATAGCCCTGAGTCCAAACCCAACGAAAATAGCTGGAGTCGCAAATTAGATAAATTCGTGAAAGCTAATCAACATGAATTGGCTGCTTTGGCTTGGGGACTATTTCTGGAAAGGGGAGAAGAAAGCGAGGAGATTTTGGCAATTGATATTGCAGAAACTGCGCGTTTTGTGTATTGTAAGAAAGAGGCGGTTGAGGAGTTGAACCGTCAAGTAAAAAGTCACATTCAGGAAGTTGTAGGTGTGTTGAATGCTCACAAACCTGAGACAGAAGTGGCGATTTTGGCGATCGGCGAAGGTCAAATCAAGTTAATTTTGTTTGAACCTAAGCCTGAACCTCCCGTTTGTTTTGAGGAAGCTGCAACAGATGTTGATACATTGTTGGCGAGGCTGGAACAGCAGATGGTTGAATGTATGAAATAGGACTTATATCAAATCCGGTGGCATCGGAATTGATATTACCTACAGTCAGGAGACAGTAGTGCCGTTTCCCTACAATTAATCGGGCGATGGTTGTATCTCTGATTGAGGAAGATTGATGATTTTGGTCTAGGGAAACCGCACTGTTGTGTCCTGGCTGTGGGTAATATTAATTATCATGCTACCGGATTTGATATTATTTTAAATATCAATATCAGAATAACCAGCAATCAAAATAACCAGCGGGAGGCGAATCGTCATGCAAAATTTGAGCTTTGTCTAAATTAGCTACAGCTTCTGCCAATTCTGTACCTAATTTTACTTCCCGCGATCTGTCTGTTAATGGAAATGAAAATTGATGGCCATCTTGCAAATATTTTGCCCTAGCAACAATCTCGTCTTTCTCTAAAATAGCGCTGTTAGTACCAATCAAAACGCTGTTAATGTCCTTCCACGGACACACGCACACCTGAGAAAACACGCTTTGAAAAGTCTTGATTTTTTCCGCATAAAACTCATCTCTTTGCAGCAGATTTACCAGCACAACTCCCTCACTTGACAAGCGTTTTTCGCAGAGTTGATAAAATTCTTTGGTGGCCAGCCTGTGCGGAAAGTAGCCGTTGCCAAAAAATACGTCGGTCATGATGATATCGTACTGATTATCTGGTTTTTGCTGTTCCAGATACTCTCTGCCGTCTTGAATTGTTACAGTCAGCCGATCGTCCAATCTTACCCCAAAACACTGTGTAGCTGCTTCGATCGCGATCGGATCGACATCCGCACATTCTATAACAGTTTCCGGCAAATAGTGGTGCAAAACTAAGGGAATTCTGCCGCCGCCAAATCCAGCTATGTAGATTTTTTGAGGTTGGTTTTGCCAGACTAAACCCAACATCATCGCCTGAGTATATTCAGACACTAGATGTAAAGGATTGTTGAAATCGAAAACAGATTGCAGTAAATCTGTGTGCTGATTTACTTTTTCTACTAAAGATAGCTTAATGTACGATCGCTCTTTTGTGACTGCAACATAGTGAACACCAGACTCTTTGCAAAAAATAACTTTGTCTGGCTGTTGCTGCAGCCAAGCCAGCCGCTGTTGAAGGGCAGCTAAATTCATACGTTGCCAATTTTGGCGATCGTCAATCATTTAATACCAAATCCCACTTATTTGTTAGTCGGCGCAGGCGGACGATAGTTTGTGTAAATGCGATTTTAATCGCCGATATACATAAATTAAGCAGACAGTATCCGTTTATATGCCACCAACTCCAAACCAGAAATCGAAAAATCCACTCTTTGCCAATCTTGCTTGTCACCTTCCAAATTTTCAAAGGCTGCTGAGGTGAGCAAAATCTCTCCCCGTTCCGCCAAATCCTCTCCCAGCTTGGATGCTAGATTAAATTCCGATCCGTACATATCCTCTCCTTCCAGCATCAAAACATCGCCGCAACCAATACCAATGCAGAGGTGAATGTCCATTTCCGGCGGCAGTGTCGTGTTGACAGCCGCCGTTTGTTTCAAAGAGTCGATCGCAGCTTCCACCGCTGATTTTACATCGGGAAAAACTGCAAAAATATTATCGGCTTCCTCCTTAACTACAGTACCGCTGCATTCTGAAATTATCGGTTTGACAACTCCGTGCATCCGATGAATCATTGCCAAAAAATGAATGATTCCGTAGCGGACTGTCGTGCGCGAAAATCCCGACATATCCATTACTAAAATTGCGTACTCTTTGCGGAAAGTGGCATTAATTTTTTCATCAATTTCAGCCATTCTTTCGGGATGTTCGTTTCTTTCTTGCAGCAACTTTTCCAAGTAGGCGCGGTTATTTGTTTTCATTGAATTTATTTAATTTAATTCCCAATCGCGACACAGTTCTTGAGGGCGACCCGCAGGATGCACCGCACAAGTGATGCCATCCTTACCGTAATAATAATCGCAGACTTTGCAAGGTTTAGTTTGCTCTAATTTTTTTATCAAAATTTCCCGGATTGTCTGGACTCGGTTGCGATACTGGTTTGCATTCGAGTGACTCGGTTCGATTGCCAAAGCTTGCTGGAAAGCTGCTAAGCTGGCATCGTACAATTTAATAATTTGGGCGCTGTATTTTGTCCAAGCATCGGCGTGGCTTTGATACAGTTCGACTGTACTTAAGTTTAAAATTCCGTATTCTGTCCAAGCGTCGGCTGAAGCTCGATCGAACTTAATATTGGCATTGAGCAAAACTTTTTTGATCGTTGCCAAAAGTTCCCTCGGCTGCCAAGGTTTGCTAACATAAGCCTCGGCGCGATCGATCGCCCTCGAAAATAAACTTAACTGCTGTCCCTTCCCTGTTAAAAATACGATCGGTATATTCCGAGTTTCGGGATTAGCTTTAATTAAACGGCAAACGCCGTAGCCGTCCATACGGGGCATTATGACATCTAATAATACTAAATCGGGGCAATTTTTCTCAATTTTATCCAGCGCTTCCACACCGTCAGATGCCTGAATTACATTTAATCCGCTGCATCTCAACTGATGTGAAATGCACTCCCGCTGGCTGCGGGAATCCTCCACCACCAAAACTGTACTCATCACTCCCCACCTGGTTTTTGAGGTAAACTTGTTCGCTGCTTCGAGTTGTCCTTGCTGACATCAGTTTACCCGCCTTGGGTGAATTTGCTATCACTGGCAATCTAAATTTCCTCAAATTGCAACAAATCTTAAAATCGGGAGCGATGGTGATACTTATCAGAAAATGCTGGTTGCTAATACGCGGATAATTGTTGAAGGTTTGGGCGGCAAATATTGGGCTTTTAAGCCTTAATAACGGCAACTCGTACTGATATCGGACGAAAACCTTGTTGAATTGCAACAGATAATCGGCTACTGTGTACGTTGAAGTTCTTAAGGACGACAAATGAATCGATTGCTCCTCACTTTATTGGTAAGTCCGACGCTGTTTGGATCTGTGATGTCTTTAAGCGCGATCGCAAATCCCGCTCAAATTGGCGAAACACCAAGCCAATCGGCTGATTCGCCCCGCTGCGTGCGATCGCCTCACACTCAGCGTCTGAGTTGCGTGCGCCTCCCCGCCAAAACCGCTGCTAATTCTCAACCAAAAATCAGTTGGCAGCGCCCTGCTGACGAACAGACGGCGATGCTCGATTTTACGGAAGAAGAAAGCGATGCCGCCGTGGCGATGTTTGGCTGCGACTGCCCGGTTTGTATCAATTCCCTGCGCCAGTTGCGCGGTGTGCCGCTTTTACCGGTGTAAGGGCGATCGATCTCATATGTTGCAATATTCTCAATTAGCCTTTTATAAACAGCCCCGACGGCCCGTTCCGCGAGAAAATTTATCTTTTGTGGAACAGCCCGTCGGGTCTGTTGCTGACAATGGTGCAAGATATCAGATCGATCGAACAGCATTGGGAGTCATATCCATTCCGGTTGTATCGGAATGATTAAACCGCAGAGAACACAGAGGATACAGAGAAAGGGAAGAGAGAGATGAATACAGGACGATGCCAACGGATTTGATATCAGTCTCAAAAACCTGGTTTCCGATCGCTGCGCGCTTTTTGAGTGGCTTTAGCTTTCTCACTTTTAAAGAAATTGTAGTCAATTTGTTCCAGGGTTTCTAGAGATTTTATATCTCTCAAAATCGGGTTTCTACTTTTTAGCGAGAACTTGTTTAAGTTGAGCAGTTGCTTCCTCAATTTTTTCGATACTGCCTGGGTTGACCAATCCGTAGTAGTCAAAAACGTAAACTCGATTATTTTTTGTGGCTGTTAGTTGATTCCAAAATGAATCAGATTTAAATTGGTCTAAAATTCCTTCTCCCCGATCGACTATAATGATTACTTCGGGATTAGCCTCTAAAACCTTTTCCGCTGAAAGCGTTACGTAGCCTCGCACGGGGCTATCTCCTTGCAATTGGGCTGCGACATTTTTTACGTTAAACTTACCCAGCAAATCTCCAGCCCAACTGCTTTGATTGGGCGATAAAATCGGTTGTCTGCTTACCAAAACTAAAGTGGCGGGGCTTTGATTCGGGATGTCTGCTAAAAATGTTTGGTAGCGTTTTAATAGAGGTTCGGGATTTGTATTGAGGGATTTAGCTAAATTTGTTGTTAACTCTTCTAAAGATTTCCAGCTATCAACTTGAGTGAGTAAAGTTTTAATTCCTAGCTGTTGCAATTTTTGCATTGTTTGGTCGTGAAATCCCGACGCACCTACCACTAAATTCGGTTTCAATGCAATGATTTTTTCCAAATTGGGAGGGGTTCGTTCGCCAGTGACTGCGGTAATTCCTGTAAACTTGGGGTTGCTGCTGACTAATTTGCTGCCGGGAATTCCTACAAGTTTGGTTGGGTCGAGTTGATGGATAATATCGGCTGTTAAAGGTGTTAAAGCTACAACTTTTTGTACTGATTCGCTGTTAGTTGTTTGTGGTTGATTAACTGGCGAACCAGCAGGAGTTGATTGCTGAATTTGGGGTGAAGTGGCGGCGGAGCAAGCGGCAAATGCTAAACTCAGCAGCAGGATAGCGGTACGATAAAACAAAGTTTTGTACATAGTTTAGGCTGGAGTTACAGCGAGTTTAGACCAGGTTGAGATAGAATTGACGGGAAGTTCGATCGCACTTTAGCGCTTAACGATTTAAATATCAATAGTCTGCTGTCCAAAGAAACCGGGTTTTTAGGGAATCTGCGGGCTACAACGACGTATTTTCCTCAAAAACCCGGTTTCTGGCCCATGCGTCCAGGATTATTACACGAAGTATGAATATACTAAATTTGGGAGACAGGGGCGATCGCACAAATCTGCAAGCCTACAGAAGTTTCTAAAATAATAGCTTCTACTCCAAAAATCTGAGCTAAATTATCAGGATTTAAAACTTGTGCGGGAGTTCCTACACAAAAAAGTTCCCCTTTATTTAACATAGCAATTCGCGAACTGTACCTAGCAGCTAAATTAATTTCGTGCAGCACTGTAATAATCGTCAAGTTGTGTTCTTGATTGAGTTGATTAAGCAACTCTAACAATTGCAACTGATAGCAAATATCTAAATAAGTAGTAGGTTCATCTAATAGCAAAACTTGCGGATTTTGAGCCAAAGCTAAGGCGAGGAAAGCGCGCTGGCGTTCGCCTCCTGAGAGTTGTTCGACGGGGCGATCGCGAAATTCCTCAATCCCAGTTTGACCGATCGCAACCTCCACCTTTTCCGCATCTTCCTTGCTCAATTCCCACTGCCACCAACCCTGATGAGGAGAACGCCCCAAACTAACTAATTGCCTTACCGTCAAACCTTCTGGCACTGTTTGCTGCTGCGGCAAAATCGCTAATTTTTGAGCGACAACAGCAGCAGGTTGAGTATGAATTGCTTTGCCATCAAGCAACACACTTCCTTGCTGCGGAGTGAGGATGCGGCTAACTAATTTCAAGAAAGTAGACTTACCAGAACCGTTAGCACCGATGAGACTCAACCACTCACCAGGTTGTAAAGATAAAGTGATGTTGTGGGCGATCGCAACTTCGCCGTAACCACCAGTTAAATTTTGAATTTCTAAAGACATTATATTTTGGTAATGGTAATGGGTAATTGGTAAAACGTCAAACCGACGATCCGGCAGGGGTTTAAACCCCTGCCTCAAAGCTAAAGTCCTCGCTTCCGAGGACTGAAGAACTTAAATGACTCATGACTGATGACTGATGACTAATAACTAATGACTAATAACTAATGACTGATGACTGATGACTAATAACTAGAACGCCGATAAAGCAGCCAGACAAACAGGGGAGAACCCAACAAAGCCGTAACCGTACCCACAGGCAATTCTACGGCACCCAAACGAGCCAAAAAATCAGCAAAAGTCAACACCCAAGCACCGCCGATCGCACTCAGCGGCAATACAAACCGATAATCGTTACCAACCAACAAACGCACCCCGTGAGGCACAACCAATCCCACAAAACCAATCAATCCGCCGATGCTGACAGCACTCGCAGCTAGCAAAGTAGCAACACCACCAATCAATAAGCGCGATCGTACCAGCGAAACCCCCAAACCAACAGCTAAATCGTCACCCAAAGCCAGCAAATTTATCGATCGACCCAAAAAACATCCTAACAGCAAAGCAGCCAAAATATAAGGTGCAGCCACCTGCAAATCCGACCAACCGCGACCGTTCAAACTGCCGATCAACCAATTCAAAGCCGCTTGCAAGCGGCTGTCTTCAGCTAACAGCAGCAGTGTAGTTTGTATTGCCCCAAACAGAGAACTCACAGCCACACCAGCTAAAACCAAACGTTCCACGGAAATTCCCGTTTTAGTTTTTCCCAAAAAGTAGACCAGCATCGAAGTTAAAATAGCACCTATCCAAGCCGCCAAAGGCACCCAAGTTTGAAATATTCCCAAAGTCAGCATTGTAATCGCAACCAACCCCGCACCCGCCGAAATTCCTAATACAAAAGGATCGGCTAAACCGTTGCGGAGCAAACCTTGCAGCAAAGCCCCCGACATTCCCAAAGCCGCACCAACCGTCAGCGCTGCCGCAACTCTGGGCAAACGCAATTCCCAGAAAATAGTCTGATTGACAGCATCACCTCGGTGCAGAAATGCTTGCCACAATTGATCGGCACTCATCGGCACCGCACCAAAAGAAAGTGAAAGGGCGATGGTTAATAGCAAACCCAATCCTAAGAATATAACTGCCTGAAAAACTCGATATTTTAGCCAGATTTTTGGGAGATTCACTACATTACACCACAATCTTGATTAACAGCACTAAATACCATATTTCCTCTGTTTTGAATGCTCGAACTCGTTAACTACAATAACAATAACCGATTCACCTGAAGACGGCTTCCGTGGGAGCAGATGAGCAGGCGATCGCACCCGTCGGCAAAATTAAATGTATAATATT of Oscillatoria nigro-viridis PCC 7112 contains these proteins:
- a CDS encoding ABC transporter ATP-binding protein: MSPNPSKPVHPLKRLLKYGRRYRLKAWLASICSLLNKFFDLAPPALIGMAVDVVVKQQDSILAQWGIKDVFWQLAIITLLSAVVWTLESVFEYAYDYLWRNLAQDIEHDLRLEAYSHLQELELAYFEERSTGGLISILNDDINQLERFLDDGANEIIQVMTTVVVIGAAFFAASPLVAGLSMLPIPFIIWGSVAFQNRLAPLYADVREKVSFLNGQLSNNLMGITTIKSFTSEDYEIGRIETQSQAYRESNRRAIVLSAAFIPLIRVVIFLGFIATLFLGGLEVVAGRLSVGTYSVLVFLTQRLLWPLTRLGDTLDQYQRAMASTNRVMNLLDTPIAIHTGDIRRPVSSIKGELVFKNVTFSYNQRKPILQYFSLTLPAGKTTAIVGATGSGKSTLVKLILRMYEVQHGNIYLDGIELNNLNLKDLRRAIGLVSQDVFLFHGTVAENIAYGSFEASTREIVNAAKIAEAHEFIAQLPDGYNTIVGERGQKLSGGQRQRIAIARAVLKNPPILILDEATSAVDNETEAAIQRSLERITKNRTTIAIAHRLSTVRNADCICVMEEGLVVESGQHEQLIEQDGIYAALWRVQSGIR
- the ccmS gene encoding beta-carboxysome assembly chaperone CcmS, with translation MFLFDSPESKPNENSWSRKLDKFVKANQHELAALAWGLFLERGEESEEILAIDIAETARFVYCKKEAVEELNRQVKSHIQEVVGVLNAHKPETEVAILAIGEGQIKLILFEPKPEPPVCFEEAATDVDTLLARLEQQMVECMK
- a CDS encoding spermidine synthase → MIDDRQNWQRMNLAALQQRLAWLQQQPDKVIFCKESGVHYVAVTKERSYIKLSLVEKVNQHTDLLQSVFDFNNPLHLVSEYTQAMMLGLVWQNQPQKIYIAGFGGGRIPLVLHHYLPETVIECADVDPIAIEAATQCFGVRLDDRLTVTIQDGREYLEQQKPDNQYDIIMTDVFFGNGYFPHRLATKEFYQLCEKRLSSEGVVLVNLLQRDEFYAEKIKTFQSVFSQVCVCPWKDINSVLIGTNSAILEKDEIVARAKYLQDGHQFSFPLTDRSREVKLGTELAEAVANLDKAQILHDDSPPAGYFDCWLF
- a CDS encoding adenylate/guanylate cyclase domain-containing protein, with amino-acid sequence MKTNNRAYLEKLLQERNEHPERMAEIDEKINATFRKEYAILVMDMSGFSRTTVRYGIIHFLAMIHRMHGVVKPIISECSGTVVKEEADNIFAVFPDVKSAVEAAIDSLKQTAAVNTTLPPEMDIHLCIGIGCGDVLMLEGEDMYGSEFNLASKLGEDLAERGEILLTSAAFENLEGDKQDWQRVDFSISGLELVAYKRILSA
- a CDS encoding response regulator yields the protein MSTVLVVEDSRSQRECISHQLRCSGLNVIQASDGVEALDKIEKNCPDLVLLDVIMPRMDGYGVCRLIKANPETRNIPIVFLTGKGQQLSLFSRAIDRAEAYVSKPWQPRELLATIKKVLLNANIKFDRASADAWTEYGILNLSTVELYQSHADAWTKYSAQIIKLYDASLAAFQQALAIEPSHSNANQYRNRVQTIREILIKKLEQTKPCKVCDYYYGKDGITCAVHPAGRPQELCRDWELN
- a CDS encoding ABC transporter substrate-binding protein encodes the protein MYKTLFYRTAILLLSLAFAACSAATSPQIQQSTPAGSPVNQPQTTNSESVQKVVALTPLTADIIHQLDPTKLVGIPGSKLVSSNPKFTGITAVTGERTPPNLEKIIALKPNLVVGASGFHDQTMQKLQQLGIKTLLTQVDSWKSLEELTTNLAKSLNTNPEPLLKRYQTFLADIPNQSPATLVLVSRQPILSPNQSSWAGDLLGKFNVKNVAAQLQGDSPVRGYVTLSAEKVLEANPEVIIIVDRGEGILDQFKSDSFWNQLTATKNNRVYVFDYYGLVNPGSIEKIEEATAQLKQVLAKK
- a CDS encoding ABC transporter ATP-binding protein gives rise to the protein MSLEIQNLTGGYGEVAIAHNITLSLQPGEWLSLIGANGSGKSTFLKLVSRILTPQQGSVLLDGKAIHTQPAAVVAQKLAILPQQQTVPEGLTVRQLVSLGRSPHQGWWQWELSKEDAEKVEVAIGQTGIEEFRDRPVEQLSGGERQRAFLALALAQNPQVLLLDEPTTYLDICYQLQLLELLNQLNQEHNLTIITVLHEINLAARYSSRIAMLNKGELFCVGTPAQVLNPDNLAQIFGVEAIILETSVGLQICAIAPVSQI
- a CDS encoding FecCD family ABC transporter permease, whose amino-acid sequence is MNLPKIWLKYRVFQAVIFLGLGLLLTIALSLSFGAVPMSADQLWQAFLHRGDAVNQTIFWELRLPRVAAALTVGAALGMSGALLQGLLRNGLADPFVLGISAGAGLVAITMLTLGIFQTWVPLAAWIGAILTSMLVYFLGKTKTGISVERLVLAGVAVSSLFGAIQTTLLLLAEDSRLQAALNWLIGSLNGRGWSDLQVAAPYILAALLLGCFLGRSINLLALGDDLAVGLGVSLVRSRLLIGGVATLLAASAVSIGGLIGFVGLVVPHGVRLLVGNDYRFVLPLSAIGGAWVLTFADFLARLGAVELPVGTVTALLGSPLFVWLLYRRSSY